One Thunnus maccoyii chromosome 14, fThuMac1.1, whole genome shotgun sequence genomic window carries:
- the LOC121912167 gene encoding neurotrypsin-like has translation FAGPLVRLVSGESRKEGRVEVFINGQWGSVCDDGWNDVNAAVVCRQLGFTGVAKARSMAYFGEGQGPIHLDNVQCSGNESSLGQCAAEGRDGHDCRHSEDAGVICDYTLDPMGEGTLAMHTCGLRLNNQRRRRRIIGGDKSLRGEWPWQVSLWLRSQSKGNHPLCGTSLINPCWVVTAAHCFKRFGRDPTRYVLRLGDYHTEEQDDFERTLSPERIVIHRKYHSQGWEYDIALLRLKGTEGNCVAFNPHTGAVCLPEPGNEWGKRPAACVITGWGITDSEYSRTLLQAWVPLLPAWKCKKRYGDRFTSRMLCAGSLSEHHRVDSCQGDSGGPLVCQGEGGRWMLTGVISWGHGCGNPSFPGVYTRVSRFLRWIDKVINKPYKN, from the exons TTTGCAGGCCCACTGGTGCGTTTGGTTTCTGGAGAGAGCAGGAAGGAGGGCAGAGTGGAGGTTTTCATAAATGGCCAGTGGGGAAGCGTATGTGATGATGGTTGGAATGATGTAAATGCAGCTGTagtgtgcagacagctgggaTTCAC TGGTGTGGCTAAAGCTCGATCCATGGCGTACTTTGGTGAGGGTCAAGGTCCCATTCATCTGGACAACGTTCAATGCTCGGGCAATGAGTCATCTTTAGGCCAGTGTGCAGCTGAGGGTAGAGATGGCCATGATTGTCGCCACAGTGAGGATGCTGGTGTTATCTGTGATTACACTCTGGATCCTATGGGAGAAGGCACCCTGGCAATGCATACCTGTGGCCTGAGACTCAATAACCAGCGTCGGCGACGCAGGATCATAGGAGGAGATAAGTCACTGAG gGGTGAGTGGCCCTGGCAGGTGTCTCTGTGGCTCAGGTCTCAGTCTAAAGGCAATCATCCTCTGTGTGGAACATCCCTTATAAACCCATGTTGGGTTGTGACTGCTGCCCACTGCTTCAAGAG GTTTGGCAGAGACCCAACTCGCTATGTGTTGCGCCTGGGTGACTACCACACTGAGGAGCAGGACGACTTTGAACGTACCTTGTCCCCCGAACGCATTGTTATCCACAGAAAGTACCACAGTCAGGGGTGGGAGTACGACATCGCTTTGCTGCGACTCAAAGGCACAGAGGGCAACTGTGTGGCATTCAACCCTCACACTGGTGCAGTATGTCTGCCAGAGCCAGGCAACGAGTGGGGGAAGAGGCCTGCTGCCTGTGTGATCACTGGCTGGGGCATCACAG ACTCAGAGTACTCCCGCACGCTGCTACAAGCCTGGGTTCCCCTGCTCCCTGCTTGGAAGTGTAAAAAGAGATATGGTGATCGCTTCACCAGCCGCATGCTGTGTGCCGGGAGCCTATCAGAGCACCACCGTGTGGACAGTTGTCAGGGTGACAGTGGGGGTCCACTGGTTTGCCAGGGGGAGGGGGGCCGATGGATGCTGACAGGAGTCATCTCCTGGGGTCATGGCTGCGGTAATCCCTCCTTCCCTGGGGTGTACACACGGGTTAGCAGGTTCCTGCGATGGATTGACAAAGTCATCAACAAACCCTACAAGAACTGA